Proteins from a single region of Mailhella massiliensis:
- a CDS encoding efflux RND transporter permease subunit — translation MNMSTLFIKRPVATTLLMMGILIFGWMSYLRLPLSENPNIDYPVIIVSATLSGASPETMATSVAKPLEKQISTISSVKNMTSTNKLGRTMVRVEFELDRDIDGAALDVQSAISIAYSRMPETMTQMPRFMKLDPDSLPVIQIALTSNTLTRQQLTDYAENYVSQRLSMVAGVSKSDVRGAKRYAVRVNLRPDLMQARDVSAEEIRNGIDAANVTLPTGKLEGRDRIRNIKDNGSLVRAEDFAKIVVAWRNGAPVRLSDVADVEEGVEETNQASFISGDPGVIVQVTRQPGGNTVQIVSDILDLLADIESTLPPSIDMAVVEDTSIPIKESVEEVEFTLLLTILLVVLVIYLFLRDGMATIIPSLALPLSVVATFPLMFFAGFSLDNMSLMALILVVGFVVDDAIVMLENIIRHREMGKSPLTAAMDGAGEIGFTILSMTVSLGAVFIPLLFLPGTAGRMFFEFAAVIIIAISISFFISISLTPMMSAIFLTDQSVHLKHSGFKAAMEHVFLGLLSLYSRSLYCVMRHKFLTFLGSLALIGATWWLSTLVPTGYFPAIDGGRIRVFAKAEESISFEALTRAVQQLHPIILADPAVRSFTTTIGGGTRADTNTANIMVRLKPVSERENINVVIERLRKALGNNPTLMVSLRNANMQGAGGSSTGIYTYTLVGSNTQKLYDAAREVEEALHHVKSVRDIGSDLQLMNPSIRLIVDRDKATMLGVTLSQIENALYSAFGTREISTIYTDVSDYTVKMEVLRELQDSASILDGIYLRSSKGKLVPLETLVTRQFEAGPLSVNHRGQFPAVSISFNVAAGYAMGEAMADVERVAGELLPASVSGSLTGTAQDFQDSVRDMILIIIVALILIYIVLGILYESFIHPITILSGLPSAGFGALFCLWLFDSELNMTAFVGIIMLIGIVKKNAIMVLDFALAAERSGSMGTEESIVQGCLIRFRPILMTTLAAVMGALPLAFGIGATGAEARQPIGICVAGGLVFSQLVTLYITPVYYVYLDNLGKWVSRHMRRIFRKSLAAQEQ, via the coding sequence ATGAACATGTCGACGCTGTTCATCAAAAGGCCCGTGGCCACCACGCTGCTCATGATGGGCATACTCATCTTCGGCTGGATGAGCTATCTGCGCCTGCCGCTGAGCGAAAACCCCAATATCGACTACCCCGTCATCATCGTTTCCGCCACGCTGAGCGGCGCTTCGCCGGAAACCATGGCAACCTCCGTGGCCAAACCGCTGGAAAAGCAGATTTCCACCATTTCCAGCGTCAAGAACATGACCTCCACCAACAAGCTCGGGCGCACCATGGTCCGCGTGGAGTTCGAACTTGACCGCGATATCGACGGCGCGGCGCTCGACGTGCAGTCGGCCATTTCCATTGCCTATTCCCGTATGCCGGAAACCATGACGCAGATGCCCCGCTTCATGAAGCTGGACCCGGACTCCCTGCCCGTCATACAGATAGCGCTCACCTCCAACACTCTTACCCGGCAGCAGCTTACCGACTACGCGGAAAACTACGTTTCCCAGCGTCTTTCCATGGTGGCGGGCGTTTCCAAATCCGACGTGCGCGGCGCGAAGCGCTATGCCGTGCGCGTGAACCTCAGGCCCGACCTCATGCAGGCCCGCGACGTAAGCGCGGAAGAAATACGCAACGGCATAGACGCGGCCAACGTCACGCTTCCCACCGGCAAGCTGGAAGGCAGAGACCGCATCCGCAACATCAAGGACAACGGTTCGCTGGTCAGGGCCGAGGATTTCGCGAAAATCGTGGTGGCATGGCGCAACGGCGCGCCCGTGCGCCTGAGCGACGTGGCCGACGTGGAGGAAGGCGTGGAGGAAACCAACCAGGCCAGCTTCATCAGCGGCGATCCGGGCGTCATCGTGCAGGTGACGCGCCAGCCCGGCGGCAACACCGTGCAGATCGTAAGCGATATTCTCGACCTGCTTGCCGACATCGAAAGCACCCTGCCCCCCTCCATCGACATGGCCGTGGTGGAAGACACCTCCATTCCCATCAAGGAATCCGTGGAAGAAGTGGAGTTCACCCTTCTTCTGACCATACTCCTGGTGGTTCTGGTCATTTACCTCTTCCTGCGCGACGGCATGGCCACCATCATTCCCAGCCTTGCGCTGCCGCTTTCCGTGGTGGCCACCTTCCCGCTCATGTTCTTCGCCGGATTCAGCCTCGACAACATGTCGCTCATGGCCCTCATTCTGGTGGTGGGATTCGTGGTGGACGACGCCATCGTCATGCTGGAAAACATCATACGACACAGAGAAATGGGCAAATCCCCCCTGACGGCCGCCATGGACGGCGCGGGGGAAATAGGCTTCACCATCCTTTCCATGACCGTCTCCCTGGGCGCGGTGTTCATTCCGCTGCTCTTTCTGCCCGGCACCGCAGGCCGCATGTTCTTTGAATTTGCGGCCGTCATCATCATCGCCATTTCCATTTCCTTCTTCATTTCCATCAGCCTCACGCCCATGATGAGCGCCATCTTCCTTACGGATCAGTCGGTGCATCTCAAGCATTCGGGCTTCAAGGCCGCCATGGAGCATGTCTTTCTCGGGCTGCTTTCCCTGTATTCCCGCAGTCTTTACTGCGTGATGCGGCACAAGTTCCTCACCTTCCTGGGGTCGCTTGCGCTCATCGGGGCCACCTGGTGGCTTTCCACCCTGGTGCCTACGGGCTATTTCCCCGCCATCGACGGCGGCCGTATCCGCGTTTTCGCCAAGGCCGAGGAGTCCATTTCCTTCGAAGCGCTGACGCGCGCGGTACAGCAGCTGCATCCCATCATTCTGGCCGATCCCGCGGTACGCAGCTTCACCACCACCATAGGCGGCGGCACCAGAGCCGACACCAACACCGCCAACATCATGGTGCGCCTGAAGCCCGTGTCCGAACGCGAAAACATCAACGTGGTCATCGAACGCCTCAGAAAGGCGCTCGGCAACAACCCCACCCTCATGGTTTCCCTGAGAAACGCCAACATGCAGGGAGCGGGCGGCAGCAGCACCGGCATATATACCTACACTCTGGTGGGCAGCAACACTCAGAAACTCTACGACGCCGCCCGCGAAGTGGAAGAAGCCCTGCACCATGTCAAAAGCGTGCGCGATATCGGTTCCGACCTCCAGCTCATGAACCCTTCCATCCGTCTCATCGTGGACAGAGACAAGGCCACCATGCTGGGGGTGACGCTCTCGCAGATTGAAAACGCCCTCTATTCCGCCTTCGGTACCCGCGAAATCTCCACCATCTACACGGACGTGAGCGACTACACCGTGAAAATGGAAGTGCTGCGCGAGCTTCAGGACAGCGCCAGTATTCTGGACGGCATCTACCTGCGCTCCAGCAAGGGCAAACTGGTGCCTCTGGAAACGCTGGTCACCCGTCAGTTCGAAGCAGGCCCCCTTTCCGTGAACCACAGAGGACAGTTCCCGGCCGTGAGCATTTCCTTCAACGTGGCCGCAGGCTATGCCATGGGCGAAGCCATGGCCGATGTGGAACGTGTGGCAGGCGAACTTCTGCCCGCCTCCGTGTCCGGCAGCCTTACCGGTACGGCGCAGGACTTCCAGGATTCCGTGCGCGACATGATACTCATCATCATCGTGGCGCTCATCCTCATCTACATCGTGCTCGGCATTCTGTATGAAAGCTTCATACACCCCATCACCATTCTTTCCGGTCTGCCTTCCGCCGGATTCGGCGCGCTGTTCTGTCTCTGGCTCTTCGATTCGGAACTGAACATGACGGCCTTCGTGGGCATCATCATGCTCATCGGCATCGTGAAGAAGAATGCCATCATGGTGCTGGACTTCGCCCTCGCCGCGGAAAGAAGCGGTTCCATGGGGACGGAAGAGTCCATCGTGCAGGGCTGCCTCATCCGCTTCCGGCCCATTCTCATGACCACGCTTGCGGCCGTCATGGGCGCGCTTCCCCTGGCCTTCGGCATCGGCGCCACCGGTGCGGAAGCCCGTCAGCCCATAGGTATCTGCGTGGCCGGCGGCCTTGTGTTCTCGCAGCTCGTCACGCTCTACATCACCCCGGTGTACTATGTGTACCTCGACAACCTCGGAAAATGGGTAAGCCGCCACATGCGCCGCATCTTCCGCAAGAGTCTTGCCGCACAGGAACAGTAA
- a CDS encoding efflux RND transporter periplasmic adaptor subunit: MSARIFLCLVCAVLLSACSGENKEAKKPAVRTALVTLAVSEIRDVPYRIEAVGTVEPSATVNIVSRTGGELQQALIKDGERVQEGQLLFVIEKEPYEIALHQAQARLESDRAKLAKAKDDYARALKMKKGGFSSAAEADASRVTMVSAQADVREDEAALEKAELDLSYCEVRAPMSGRAGDVKVDTGNVLTAQTLLVVLDAFQPADITFSIPEKHLPLVRRNVRETGLRVSAASKDGKPLQGDVIFVGNVDPDTGTVPLKARFANEDVSLWPGEFLRVGLTLDTRKNAVTVPSRAVLLGPDGPFVYVVGDDRIARIRLVTTDVENEGVTVISSGLVQGESVVLEGHVRLKDGMPVRLQEPALVPAGGERS, from the coding sequence ATGTCCGCTCGAATTTTCCTCTGCCTCGTCTGTGCCGTGCTGCTTTCCGCATGTTCCGGTGAAAATAAGGAAGCCAAAAAACCGGCGGTGCGCACGGCGCTGGTCACGCTTGCCGTATCCGAAATACGGGACGTGCCCTACAGAATAGAGGCCGTAGGTACGGTGGAACCTTCCGCAACGGTAAACATCGTTTCCCGTACGGGCGGAGAGCTTCAGCAGGCGCTCATCAAGGACGGCGAGCGGGTGCAGGAGGGGCAGCTTCTTTTCGTCATTGAAAAGGAGCCGTATGAAATTGCGCTTCATCAGGCGCAGGCGAGACTGGAAAGCGACAGGGCCAAACTTGCCAAGGCCAAAGACGACTACGCCCGCGCCCTGAAGATGAAAAAAGGCGGATTTTCCAGCGCGGCGGAGGCCGATGCCTCCCGCGTGACCATGGTCAGCGCGCAGGCCGACGTGCGGGAAGACGAGGCTGCGCTGGAAAAGGCCGAACTCGACCTTTCCTACTGCGAAGTCCGCGCTCCCATGAGCGGAAGAGCGGGCGACGTCAAGGTGGATACGGGCAACGTGCTCACCGCGCAGACGCTCCTTGTCGTGCTGGACGCCTTCCAGCCTGCAGACATCACCTTCAGCATCCCGGAAAAGCACCTTCCTCTGGTGCGGCGCAACGTGCGTGAAACGGGGCTCCGGGTTTCCGCCGCAAGCAAGGACGGCAAGCCCCTTCAGGGCGACGTCATCTTCGTGGGCAATGTGGACCCCGATACCGGTACCGTGCCCCTGAAGGCCCGTTTCGCCAACGAAGACGTATCGCTGTGGCCCGGAGAATTTCTCCGCGTGGGCCTGACGCTCGACACGAGAAAAAACGCCGTCACCGTTCCGAGCCGCGCCGTGCTTCTCGGGCCGGACGGCCCCTTCGTCTATGTGGTGGGGGACGACCGCATCGCCCGCATCCGGCTGGTGACTACGGACGTGGAAAACGAGGGCGTCACCGTCATTTCCAGCGGCCTTGTCCAGGGAGAATCCGTGGTTCTTGAAGGCCATGTCCGCCTGAAGGACGGTATGCCCGTACGTCTGCAGGAACCCGCACTCGTGCCCGCCGGGGGAGAACGCTCATGA
- a CDS encoding RNA methyltransferase produces the protein MKQSPEIFAMMQKLRLVLVRTNFPENIGMAARASANFGHSPLYLAEPRRWDYEKALPTATSQGRPLLDSITVTSSVHDAVAPCTLVIGTTARTGGARQQLIMPRQAAAEIARRLALGEEVAIMFGPEDRGLSNEDLEHCGRLVSIPTAPDASSLNLAQAVLLMIYECYLALPDTAKIDSHPNLSRRVTSEEREFFFHAFKNMLMDIGTIPRDNPEHFFLPLARFFDRADLRRHEMDIFMGICRQMAHLAHKAGEKKN, from the coding sequence ATGAAACAGTCTCCTGAAATCTTTGCCATGATGCAGAAACTGCGCCTTGTTCTGGTGCGTACCAACTTCCCGGAAAACATCGGCATGGCCGCCCGGGCCTCGGCCAACTTCGGGCATTCCCCCCTCTATCTCGCCGAACCTCGCCGCTGGGATTATGAAAAGGCTCTGCCCACCGCCACCAGTCAGGGTCGCCCGCTGCTCGATTCCATTACCGTCACCTCCTCCGTGCACGATGCGGTGGCTCCGTGCACGCTGGTCATCGGCACCACGGCCCGCACCGGCGGAGCAAGGCAGCAGCTCATCATGCCCCGGCAGGCTGCCGCGGAAATAGCCCGGCGTCTCGCCCTGGGGGAAGAAGTGGCCATCATGTTCGGCCCGGAAGACAGAGGTCTCAGCAACGAAGATCTGGAACACTGCGGCAGGCTCGTTTCCATCCCCACCGCGCCCGATGCCTCCTCCCTGAACCTCGCGCAGGCCGTGCTGCTCATGATTTATGAATGCTATCTGGCTCTGCCCGATACCGCGAAAATCGACAGCCACCCCAACCTGTCGCGCCGCGTCACCAGCGAGGAGAGGGAATTCTTCTTCCATGCGTTCAAGAACATGCTCATGGACATAGGCACCATTCCCAGAGACAACCCCGAGCATTTCTTCCTGCCCCTGGCCCGCTTTTTCGACAGGGCGGATCTGCGCCGCCACGAAATGGACATCTTCATGGGCATCTGCCGCCAGATGGCGCATCTTGCGCACAAGGCCGGGGAAAAGAAGAACTGA
- a CDS encoding DUF456 domain-containing protein, protein MSFFFAALLLLALGVCVLLNLITLPGNWAMVALVTAWALLVPDSGMGAAFFIPFIGLAVAGEAVEFGAQLWGAKKYGSSKVSTVAGMIGTIAGAMLGAPFLFGLGAVFGALFGAWAGCLLAELLLRRQPYPLAMRAAQGAFVGRFLGMVIKFGLGMAMLALTASHVWPTNI, encoded by the coding sequence ATGAGCTTCTTTTTCGCCGCCCTTCTTCTGCTGGCGCTCGGCGTGTGCGTTCTGCTCAACCTCATCACCCTGCCCGGCAACTGGGCCATGGTGGCCCTTGTGACGGCGTGGGCGCTGCTTGTCCCGGACAGCGGCATGGGCGCGGCCTTCTTCATCCCGTTCATCGGCCTTGCCGTGGCCGGAGAAGCCGTGGAATTCGGCGCGCAGCTCTGGGGAGCGAAAAAATACGGCTCCTCCAAAGTCTCCACAGTCGCGGGCATGATCGGCACCATCGCAGGCGCCATGCTGGGCGCCCCCTTCCTCTTCGGGCTGGGAGCCGTTTTCGGCGCGCTCTTCGGCGCATGGGCGGGCTGCCTTCTGGCCGAGCTTCTTCTGCGCCGCCAGCCGTATCCGCTGGCCATGCGCGCCGCACAGGGGGCGTTCGTAGGCAGATTCCTCGGCATGGTCATCAAATTCGGCCTCGGCATGGCCATGCTGGCGCTTACCGCCTCCCATGTCTGGCCCACGAATATCTAA
- a CDS encoding DUF1786 family protein → MSDFSMMNDAPLTGPTLLLDNGSRRTAVLLALPGTAPSAWPRTMLVSGHPVDGALEFLNSSRLPMPELTLVCGMNAASGEEEARGARMTRWRDELRRTGGNTELFLREELPGWEVFPLMAEAKKTFGTVLGADGGMAAVLFALSLEKVRDRSWQEGVTVLWAGERHIQAFMIYQEKLLGLYEQHTGIRRDALLADLNDLRLNWLPDEKVRAEGGHGCICGDFPAEAEGFRPTWILGPERRSLQGMGRLFTSEAEGYERCFGLLFGLTRRERA, encoded by the coding sequence ATGTCTGACTTTTCCATGATGAACGACGCGCCCCTTACGGGGCCGACTCTTTTACTGGACAACGGAAGCCGCCGCACGGCGGTTCTTCTGGCTCTGCCGGGGACGGCCCCCTCCGCATGGCCGCGGACCATGCTTGTTTCCGGGCATCCTGTGGACGGCGCTCTGGAATTTCTGAACTCCTCCCGCCTGCCCATGCCGGAACTCACGCTCGTGTGCGGCATGAACGCCGCCTCCGGGGAAGAAGAAGCCCGGGGGGCGCGCATGACGCGCTGGAGAGATGAGCTTCGCCGCACCGGCGGAAACACGGAACTCTTTCTCAGGGAGGAACTGCCCGGCTGGGAGGTCTTCCCCCTCATGGCCGAAGCGAAAAAGACCTTTGGAACGGTTCTCGGCGCGGACGGCGGCATGGCCGCCGTGCTTTTTGCCCTGAGTCTTGAAAAAGTCCGCGACCGCTCCTGGCAGGAAGGAGTAACCGTGCTCTGGGCGGGGGAAAGGCATATACAGGCCTTCATGATCTATCAGGAAAAGCTGCTCGGACTGTATGAACAGCATACGGGCATACGCCGCGATGCGCTCCTTGCCGACCTGAACGACCTGCGCCTGAACTGGCTTCCCGATGAAAAAGTGCGCGCGGAAGGCGGCCACGGCTGCATCTGCGGCGATTTTCCCGCCGAAGCGGAAGGGTTCCGTCCCACATGGATACTGGGACCGGAACGCCGTTCCCTGCAGGGCATGGGCAGGCTGTTCACGTCCGAAGCAGAAGGCTATGAGCGCTGCTTCGGTCTGCTTTTCGGCCTTACGCGCAGAGAACGGGCATGA
- a CDS encoding peptidase U32 family protein, whose amino-acid sequence MIQSTLPELLAPAGDMSCFLAGMAAGADAAYLGLKNFSARAGAENFSTTELARMVDLANQNGRRIYVAFNSLIKGSDVLSAGRLIKRLQRDAQPHGLIIQDIGLIEVARQAGFEGELHLSTLANISHPRDLPAVKKLGVQRVVLPRELSIDEIRLMNEEAPEDMDFEMFIHGALCWCVSGRCYWSSYLGGKSGLRGRCVQPCRRIYRQKSREGRFFSCQDFSLDVLVKTLAEIPHIRSLKIEGRKKGPHYVYHVVAAYRMLLDALGTPDWPQAKKDAESLLEMALGRPVTRARFLPQRDAQISTPDEPTSSGMLVGKIQFEKKNGAPSLPFIKPRLELLPKDLLRIGYEDEPWHDTVPVTRRTPKAGTCTLRLARHKMPKAGVPVFLIDRREPELVHILQEWEKKLEKCRKVESPLVEWTPHLPRPVRARRQQDYLVRSSLPQGRETRSSRSVMTALWMSANALRAVSRTVMPRISWWLPPVIWPDESALWQRLIVEALRGGATHFVCNAPWQIGLFPMDADKRRPHLTAGPFCNISNPAAVAVLAGMGFEAAFASPELSGEDYLSLPRQCCLPMGMVLSGYWPVGISRHGMNQARANEAFFSPKGEAFWSRNYGHNLWIYPAWPMDLSAHRQELEGAGYAFFARLEESLPPNLPPLRRTSEFNWNGSLL is encoded by the coding sequence ATGATACAAAGCACTTTGCCTGAACTCCTGGCTCCCGCCGGCGACATGTCCTGCTTTCTGGCAGGCATGGCCGCCGGCGCGGATGCCGCCTACCTCGGCCTCAAGAACTTCTCCGCCCGCGCGGGGGCGGAAAACTTCAGCACCACCGAACTTGCGCGCATGGTGGATCTGGCCAACCAGAACGGCCGCAGAATCTATGTGGCCTTCAACTCCCTCATCAAGGGGAGCGACGTTCTTTCCGCCGGAAGACTCATCAAGAGACTCCAGCGCGACGCCCAGCCCCACGGTCTCATCATTCAGGACATAGGGCTCATCGAGGTGGCGCGTCAGGCGGGGTTCGAGGGAGAACTGCATCTTTCCACCCTCGCCAATATTTCCCATCCCCGCGACCTGCCGGCCGTGAAGAAGCTCGGCGTGCAGCGCGTGGTGCTGCCGCGCGAGCTTTCCATCGACGAAATCCGCCTGATGAACGAGGAGGCCCCCGAAGACATGGACTTTGAAATGTTCATTCACGGGGCTCTTTGCTGGTGCGTTTCCGGCCGCTGCTACTGGTCGAGCTATCTCGGGGGCAAAAGCGGTCTGCGCGGCCGCTGCGTGCAGCCCTGCCGCCGCATCTACAGGCAGAAAAGCCGCGAAGGCCGCTTCTTCTCCTGTCAGGATTTTTCCCTCGACGTGCTGGTCAAGACTCTGGCGGAAATACCCCATATCCGCAGCCTGAAGATAGAAGGCCGCAAAAAAGGCCCCCACTATGTCTACCATGTGGTGGCGGCCTACCGTATGCTGCTCGACGCTCTGGGCACGCCCGACTGGCCCCAGGCCAAGAAGGACGCCGAATCCCTTCTGGAAATGGCGCTGGGCCGTCCCGTCACCCGTGCGCGTTTTCTGCCGCAGAGGGATGCACAGATTTCCACGCCCGACGAACCCACAAGTTCCGGTATGCTGGTGGGCAAGATTCAGTTTGAAAAGAAAAACGGCGCGCCCTCCCTGCCCTTCATCAAGCCGCGGCTGGAACTGCTGCCCAAGGACCTGCTGCGCATAGGCTATGAAGACGAACCCTGGCACGACACCGTACCCGTGACGCGGCGCACCCCCAAGGCGGGCACCTGCACGCTGCGCCTCGCCCGCCACAAGATGCCGAAGGCCGGCGTTCCCGTCTTCCTCATCGACCGCAGGGAACCGGAGCTTGTGCATATTCTTCAGGAATGGGAAAAGAAGCTGGAAAAATGCCGCAAGGTGGAAAGCCCCCTTGTGGAATGGACGCCGCACCTGCCCCGCCCCGTCCGCGCCCGACGTCAGCAGGATTATCTGGTGCGCTCCAGCCTGCCCCAGGGCCGTGAAACGCGCTCCTCCCGCTCCGTGATGACGGCGCTGTGGATGTCCGCCAACGCTCTGCGCGCCGTGTCCCGCACGGTCATGCCGCGCATCTCGTGGTGGCTGCCCCCCGTCATCTGGCCGGATGAAAGCGCGCTGTGGCAGCGCCTCATCGTGGAGGCCCTGCGCGGAGGAGCCACGCATTTCGTGTGCAACGCGCCGTGGCAGATCGGACTCTTTCCCATGGATGCGGACAAGCGCAGACCCCACCTCACGGCCGGGCCGTTCTGCAACATCTCCAACCCGGCGGCGGTGGCCGTTCTTGCCGGCATGGGTTTTGAGGCCGCCTTCGCCAGCCCCGAACTGTCCGGCGAGGATTACCTCTCCCTGCCGCGTCAGTGCTGCCTGCCCATGGGCATGGTGCTTTCCGGCTACTGGCCGGTGGGAATATCCCGTCACGGCATGAATCAGGCCCGCGCGAACGAGGCCTTCTTCAGTCCCAAGGGCGAAGCCTTCTGGTCGCGCAACTACGGGCACAACCTGTGGATCTATCCCGCCTGGCCCATGGATCTCTCCGCCCACAGGCAGGAACTGGAAGGCGCAGGCTACGCCTTCTTCGCCCGTCTGGAGGAGAGCCTTCCGCCGAATCTGCCGCCGCTCAGACGTACCAGCGAATTCAACTGGAACGGTTCGCTGCTGTAA